DNA sequence from the Paenibacillus azoreducens genome:
TCGTGGAGCATCTTTGCTCCCGAATCGGCGTCATGTATCTGGGATCTATGATGGAGACGGCATCACGGGATGAACTATTCAAAAATCCGCTCCATCCCTATACGAAGGCGCTGCTGTCCGCGGTACCGATTCCGGTTCCGAAGCTGAAGCGCGAACGGATCGTGCTGAAAGGGGATATTCCGAACCCGGCGAATCCCCCGGCCGGATGCAAATTCCATACGCGCTGCCCATTTGCCGTGGCCCGCTGCAAAGAAGAAGTGCCTGAATTCCGGGACGCTGGCGGAGGACATTTTGTGGCCTGCCACTTGGCCTAGTTCAAAATGAATACCGGATTGAAGAAGAAGCCGTTCCAATTTTGGGGCGGCTTTTTTGGTGGCTGCCGTCATGCGATTACTGTAAAGCGTGGAGGCGGGATGGGATGGGAGTGTTATAGGTAGGGTATGAAAGACAGATAGAGTCATATTTAAAATTTTTTAAGGTCAACGGAAACGGATTTTAAACTTCGCCTTATATACTAGTTATAGATTAGCTGGATTAGCAAGTACATAACCAATATTTGTAAGGGGGAACTATGAGATTATTTGAAATATTGCTGGCTGTATCTTGTCTTTTTATGCTGAATTATTTGGTCTTTTTCAAAACATCAGCTCGAAAAAAAGCAGTAACAGCCCTATTGAGCACCATTAGCATCGGTTTGCTGCTGATTCATTTGTTCGTGGAGGGATACCGATGGCAGATGGGATTGGTTTACGTCCTAACCGCGTTGCTTTTATGTTATGCGGCGGCTGGATGGAGAGAACAATCTCCGCAATCGTCGAAAATGGGGAAACGGGTGTTAAAATACGGCTTTTATGCTGCTTCGATGCTGCTTTTGGCCGTATCCATCAGTTTATCGGTGATTTTGCCCGTATTCCAGTTCCCGGAACCAACCGGTAAATATAAGGTGGGAACCGAATTATTTCATTTCGTGGATCAGAACCGGAAAGGAGTGTTTGCAGACAATCCCGATGATCCGAGAGAATTGATGGTACGGGTGTGGTATCCTGCAGAAGAACAAACAAGCGGCCGTCCGGCACCGCTTTTCCCGGAAGGAGAGCGGGATTTTAACAATTTCATCGGTGCTTATACTAAACAGATGGGCATTCCCAAATGGACTTTGGGATACTTCAAGTATATTAATACTCACGCATATTCAGGAGCTAAAGCACTGCAGGGAGCAGCCCCATACCCACTCATTATTCTCAGTCACGGAATGGGGACAAGCATGACGCTCCATGCTTCGCAGGCAGAAACGCTGGCAAGTCACGGTTATGTCGTTGCAACAATTGATCATACTTACAGCACGACGGCGACGGTTTTTCCCGATGGTAGAGTAACAGGTTATACAACGGACATGGACGGAGAAAATTTCCTCCAGCAAGCAAGCGAAGTGGGCAAAGTATGGGCAGAGGACGCAGAGTTTGTGATCGATCAACTGACAAAGATCAATGCCGGGGAGATTTCTAGCGGTCTAAAAGGGATCTTCGACTTGCAGCATATCGGAATGATGGGACATTCCTTTGGAGGGGCTACGGCTTTTGATGTCGTCAGCTCGGATGACCGGGTCAAAGCAGGAATCGATATGGATGGAACGCTTTTTGAAGCGACGAAAAGAAAGCAAATCAGCAAGCCCTTTTTATTCATGAGGGCAGAGGACTATCTTAGCAGCACGGAAGAATATATTGCGAGATCGGATGCGGAGAAAACTGTGGCACAGCATCTTTCATCAGAACTTTCCATCTCCAAAAAAGCGTCACAGCATGGAGGAAATCTGCTTCTGATTGATGGCGCGGGGCATTACAATTTTACGGATCTGCAGATGTTCACCAGATTGGCTAGTTGGACGGGAATGGCCGGGAAGATCGATGGCAAAAGAGGGGCGGAGATCGTCGACCGCTATGTGGTCGAATTCTTCGACGAACATTTGAAGGGAATCAAAGGAACGCTGCTGAATGGACCAAGCAACATGTACCCTGAAGTCAAGTTCTATGGGAAAAACATATAAATTTGTAAAAGAGGTCTCCACCAACGGAGGCCTCTTTCAAGTTTCAAGACGTTTATACGCACATCGTCACTGAAGCGAAATGATAACGGTCTTAGGCGAAAAAGCCCCTCTTGGCAGACCCAGAGATATGCTTACTGTATATGTACGATCGTCAATTTCGGCCAAACCTGGCTCCAATTTTTCTTGGACACCCGTCCTTCGTAGATTTGTGCGCGGTCCGGCGATTGCAGGTAGTAGGGTGTAGGTTTCACAACCATATCGACCGCATCCTGGATCCCATGGGGGGCGGTCAAAATGATTTGTTGATCCTCATTCATGGTGAGGCCAAGCGCAGTTGCCGTTTCGGTAAAATGGGCGATGGCATCAACAGATGAAGTAAAGGGCCGCATATGGTTGATCAGATGCATGCGAGCTTCGTTTTTAACGGACCAGGGAATATGGGGATTGATAGCAAACAACTTTTTCTCCAGCTCCTTTTCAACCGCTTCATCCGTGCAGTCCGGGTCAAAATAAACGACATCCACATCCGGCAGCGGCGTAGCCTCCGAATAACCGTGCAGCACATCCCAAATTTTCGAGCGGACAAAACCGGCGCAAACCCACCAATCCGGCAGCCGAAGCGTTTGGGCGATGCGAAGAACATCCATCATCCAAGCATCTTCTTGAACGATTCGAATGACATCTTGTTCGTTATTGATGATCAGAATCAGTCCCTTCTTAAATCGATACATTCTATTATATAACAATATAAACAGGGAGTAGGGAGGGAATTGAAAATCGCTCAGAAGAATACTGCTTCGAGCACGTTTGAAAACATGGATTCATGCAATTTTATTCAAATAAACGTTGTGCAGCTTAGATATCGAATGAGTTAATATATCAGAATTCTTTGAAAATTGTAATAGAAGGGAAAATTTAACTGTCATATAATAAATTATGTCAGATAAACACGAAATGAAGGTCATTTATCAAGAATTTTAGACAAGGTTTCCTAAATGGCACACTAAAATTTTATTTTTGCTTATTAAAAGAAATGAGGTTTAAACTCGAATGTCAAAAAAAGGTTTTTTTATAGCGGTTGAAGGCATTAATGGCAGCGGTAAAACTTCAGTTTTAAAGGCAATCCAAAGTGATTTAGAAAGTCTCAGCATACCGTATATAATTACAGAGGAGCCACGAGGCACTGACGTCGGTTTAGCACTATGGAACATACTACACAGTTATAAGGTTTCAGCTAGAACGGAGGCACTGATTATGAGTGCATCTAGAA
Encoded proteins:
- a CDS encoding alpha/beta hydrolase family protein, which gives rise to MRLFEILLAVSCLFMLNYLVFFKTSARKKAVTALLSTISIGLLLIHLFVEGYRWQMGLVYVLTALLLCYAAAGWREQSPQSSKMGKRVLKYGFYAASMLLLAVSISLSVILPVFQFPEPTGKYKVGTELFHFVDQNRKGVFADNPDDPRELMVRVWYPAEEQTSGRPAPLFPEGERDFNNFIGAYTKQMGIPKWTLGYFKYINTHAYSGAKALQGAAPYPLIILSHGMGTSMTLHASQAETLASHGYVVATIDHTYSTTATVFPDGRVTGYTTDMDGENFLQQASEVGKVWAEDAEFVIDQLTKINAGEISSGLKGIFDLQHIGMMGHSFGGATAFDVVSSDDRVKAGIDMDGTLFEATKRKQISKPFLFMRAEDYLSSTEEYIARSDAEKTVAQHLSSELSISKKASQHGGNLLLIDGAGHYNFTDLQMFTRLASWTGMAGKIDGKRGAEIVDRYVVEFFDEHLKGIKGTLLNGPSNMYPEVKFYGKNI
- a CDS encoding nucleotidyltransferase family protein — protein: MYRFKKGLILIINNEQDVIRIVQEDAWMMDVLRIAQTLRLPDWWVCAGFVRSKIWDVLHGYSEATPLPDVDVVYFDPDCTDEAVEKELEKKLFAINPHIPWSVKNEARMHLINHMRPFTSSVDAIAHFTETATALGLTMNEDQQIILTAPHGIQDAVDMVVKPTPYYLQSPDRAQIYEGRVSKKNWSQVWPKLTIVHIQ